The region CTAAATACAGAAATAACCTCAATACATAAATGTGCATCAGCTGACAGCTGCAGGTCTAATCCTGCGGGAATCAAACCCGCAACCCCTACATGAAGCACCGCACTGAAACACGTTAGTCTGTCCGTCACACGTCATCATGTCTTCATCTGATTCAGATCAATTCTTCATGAAAATACTTAGAAACAGACTTGGAGGCTTTAATGACTCAGGGTTTTATTCCCTCTGCACGTGTTTACAGGcttattttactgtaaagttCACTTTTTAACCACGTCatcaaaaaaacataatctcaCAGTTACATAAATCTCTGCTTAATCACTTTAAAATGAGTTATTACAGGAGGATAAGAAAATACTTTAATGTCACATCATGTGTGGAGAGAAGATTAAACTTCATCTCACTTTtctgaataaatgaaagaatgatGACTGTttcaatgaataaaaacactgaaaataaaataacaatatttaagAAACTAATAAAGACTTTATTTACTTTCTCATTTTTCTAACCCATATTACTATTGGTGGGATTATTCACACCTGACAACACCTTGACAACAACCTCCCAACTCCTTAACACCTCGGCAACCATCCTGAACACCAACAGGTGCCTAGCAACAGTTTTTTAatcttaaacacattttatatcaGTTAAACAACATCTCTCGGAGGGAAGAGTTACTGCATGTGAGCTATTTCTGATAGATTTATTAGAACACTTTGATAACTTCATAAGAACAAAGTGATGTGTAAACACATCATACGGCCGACAGCTGAGTTCTTATAGAAGCATGAAGTGAAGAAACAAGTGTTAGAACCTGTTCAGGAACACCGACAGCTGCTCAACCAGTGACTGTGttattctgtttctctgtttgtgagTGAACACCATGAGTCAGGACACATTTATAAAGTCAGGACATTTTAATAAAGTCAGGTCATTTTGATAAAGTCAGGATATTTTAATAAAGTCAGGACATTTTAAGTAAAGTCAGGATATTTTAATAAAGTCAGGACATTTTAAGTAAAGTCAGGACATTTTAATAAAGTCAGGTCATTTTGATAAAGTCAGGATATTTTAATAAAGTCAGGTCATTTTGATAAAGTCAGGATATTTTAATAAAGTCAGGACACTTTAATAAAGTCAGGACATTTTGATAAAGTCAGGACATTTTAATAAAGTCAGGACATTTTAATAAAGTCaggacattttaataaaatcaGGACATTTTGATAAAGTCAGGACAAATTAATAAAGTCAGGAAATTTTGATAAAGTCAGGACATTTTAATAAAGTCAGGATATTTTAAGTAAAGTCAGGATATTTTAATAAAGTCAGGACATTTTAATTAAGTCaggacattttaaataaaatcaggatattttaaataaaatcaggacattttaataaagtcaggacattttaaataaaatcaggatattttaaataaagtcaggacattttaataaagtcagaacattttaataaagttgggatattttaaataaagtcaGGACATTTTAATAAAGTCGGGACATTTTAATAAAGTCGGGATATTTTAATAAAGTTGGGACATTTTAATAAAGTCAGGACATTTTAATAAAGTCAGGATATTTTTCTTTATCACTTCTTGGAGCTgctgtttaaagtttaaatgtgGCTTTAGGGTTAATGTTAGAATCAGCTTTAAGTTAAGTAATGTCAGTGAGGGCCCTCACAAGTAGCTAAAGAAGGAgaagtaaagtgtgtgtgtgtgtgtatgtgtgtgttgatgcatattacacacagatatattttatatatcttCATAGCGTATGAGCACAAATCCTCTACATCTCCACATGTGAGATTATAAACCTCTGTGGGATTATTATCAGATTATTACAGAACATCATACAGACACGCTGATACTTCCTGtatctctctcgctctctctctctctctcacacacacacacacacacacacgcacacacacgcacacacacgcgcacacacgcacaccacaGCGTCCCTGAGTGGACAAAAGCAGCACTGACAGAGAGAAGCTGTTCACATTATATTCTGTGTTTAGAGTTCATCACTAACAAACTACATTTAACCCtaagcctaaccctaaccctaacccaagagATAGACATGTCTCTGAgtctgactttttattttttgccacaatcaagacacacaaacaaactttattcaaaatatCAACTAAACCAAAAATGCATGTTCAGTCAGGCAGACTGAGCCCAAGGTGGGTCTCTTTGTAACGAGAGAGAACTGTGGGCCTGGGGCAGCTGCCCCAAAAACGTTGTTGTGAGCAGGGTTTTCTTAATCCTTTCTTCTATATATAGTTATAGTCAcaatcacatttttacatttaaatattttaacctAATTGCCCTGTTTGGTATAAAGGAAATAAACTATCAAATGGGAATGGGATAAACGCCACTCCCTCCATTGAAAGCAAGTGATGTGggaatttgatttgataattaaacattacatatacagtaagCTACATCCattagttttttaattaattaattataataattaatagaattattaatatgaattaacaattACGGGACACCatccggaaaccgggaccaataaccaaacaaggtagtctcataaaagagttcacctagaatgtaatgcaaggagctatctactgcccTTATCCACCgttgctactctgccttacagtggaggtTGTTTCCACTGAgttccagctctctcagacgggaggggttggacttcagagctgaggccacagAAGCagagctgatctctgacaacctGAAGccactcaatctgaataaagaataaattacatcactttagaAGACAAAGTTTATGCTTGAAATCATTCAttgtttcataatctgttcagagctgaaAAAGGTTTAGAATGTAAAAGTtcagaaaatggaaactccaaacagctgaacccaacaggatgcaggttaaaaattGTCAAATAGAAACAGTGATAGAGAGTTCTCAACATTCAGtcacatattcatgtcaacactgattcataaaaaatactATATTCatactttaaacacctgcattgatctctctgtgtcctccctctgtgtgtgtgtgtgtgtgtgtgtgtgtgtgtgtgtgtgtgtgtgtgttctgaaggatcaatatcaatgatcaaacattattcattaaaacacattaaaaaatagaataaagaaatatttcccCTTTAGGAAGTAAActtgatcaatttaaaacagatattagttgagagCATCTTCTGAAgacagatgtgactctttactaaaaattacaaacattaatttactttaacaactaagagtggacattttctacagtttctttaagaatcagtcatcttttataactacGGACTAAAATTTGTGcagtaaaaaaattaaaatatggaaaaaaataacttaatggatgtaagttatgtatgtacataaattaggttCAGTTGTTTAACAATAGTAACAGTAACTGACAATAGTCAGTGAATTGACCTCAGAGTCTTCAGTCTACAGTGTTGGcgctccagaaaatcacacagcagcttcaaccCTGAAGCTGAAGGTTGTTTCCATtcagatccagctctcttagatgggaggggttggacttcagagctgagaccagagaagcacagctgatctctgacaaaccgCAGTTACcaaatctgaataaagaataaattatgcagataaaatgtcatttatgaTACAGctatgtcctcatcaatgagcttttcCCTTAAATGAGCAGAGTGACTTTGTCatgtgttattgtggatcatcCTAATGTCATTCTTCTACTGTCAAGTCTGTAATTAGAGGATCAATATGAAATCAGACATTTTGGACTAAAAccttattcattatttattacatgaccTCCTTATCCCTGTATTTGATAGTTTAGCAAGTATgtataattaaaacatgttattggtggtggtaatcattcctcctgtccatagtGACTGTGAAGTGGTCTCTTCCTAACACAGCTACACTGTAGGAAATGAGTTCataagttcagctgaagctaatatgaggcatTGACAGTTTGGTAGACacccacttgatttgtctgacTCAAAGTTACAGACtattagtacaaaattccctcctTGAATTAcgatccctccactgcagctcagcacagaaacactgaagaaacacaaagatactTACTTGATATctgtaactcagactgctgaagcctcatattagttCAAACTTCGGaagtcatttttacacagaacaagattgtggattttgaattcctgaaaaatataaattctaCATATTTGTGCTCAGGTAAATCACAAAAAATTATGAACCAAACATCTGAAACTTCAGTGAAggatttgaattgaatatatagaaaaaaaaattccaaagctacagccagtgaACTGACATCAGAatctccagtctacagtttggactctccagtTTAGCAGACAGAAGCTTCATCCCTGAAACCCACAGCTCATTCAGACTCaggtccagctctctcagatggaaggggttggacttcagagctgagaccagatAAGCGCAGCTAATCTCTGACAACCTGCAGtaactcaatctgaataaaaaataaacgatgtagataaaatgtcatttattctgactgctgaagcctcatattagtttAAACTTTGGAAGTTAAACTACACAGAACAAGACAGTGAATTTTgaattcctgaaaaaaaaaattctcaagACTTGTGCTCAGGCAAATCCTGAAAACTTGTGAACCAAACGTTTGAAACCTCAGTGAAggatatatacaaatatatatattcttcaCTGAATATATAGAAAAAACTGGCTACagccagtgaactgacctcagagtccaGTCTACAATTTGGACTCTCTAGTCCAGCAGACAGAAGCTTCAATCCTAAATCCTTTAGGTTGTTTTactcagatccagctctctcagatgggagggattggacttcagagctgaggccacaaCTTCACGGTGAGTCTTTGAGAGTCCACATCCAGAGAGTCTGTTATGACACATATATGACAACATATGTTATCATGAAAGAGGACACTTTATATATACTTTATGCATTTGATgatgaaacagtttgacattccCTATTTTGATTAATATTTGCTCTTCACATCAGTGGTTCagctcatctttttttttaatacttttttttctggggCAATTTATTCCTTTAATGGAAAGCAAGAGAATGACAtgaaccaaaccactacttttactgcaatacttaaactacatcaagctcataatacttatgtacttttactgcaatactttaactacatcaagctcataatacttatgtacttttactgcaatactttaactatatcaagctcataatacttatgtacttttactgcaatactttaactacatcaagctcataatacttatgtacttttactttgccgtattggtacttttactgcagtaaagtatctgagtacttcttccacctctgaaaTCCGGAGAAGCTGCCCAGATGTTCCTGaaccagctgtttcctctcagaGAGCTGCAGCTACACACGAGTTTAAAaagatttgaacatttttaattacttttattttcatattttatctgTTCAGTTTACTCTTCAGTTATACTTTCTGTAGATTTTATTTCCCAACATAAACATCTAAATGATAATTCAAAATGTTTCCGCTCTGCCAGATGCTGAAGGATTTATGTATTTAGCCTGAAATtacaaagaacaaagaaaaagatttaaGATTTACATCTTTCCCCTGAGTTTCACCTCTCAGGCCACataaaaactgtcctgactcagTGATAGAGGCTGTTGTTGGAGGAAAACCTGTAGACACGACTTGGGGATAAAACTACAGACAGTAGAAATGAACATCAGTTGAAACTGAGGCAGAAagtcatcatttatttttggtGACAGAAactatatttcagtctgaacatcTTAAATCACTGTTTGCTGCATTTAGAATACAGAATTTAACAGTTTTCTCATTTGTCTGTCAGATTTTTGGGAAAGAATGGAGGCCAGTTCCATTATAATGTTATCTGTCGCTGGGTTTAGCCTGTATAAGAGCATCTGTAGGCTATTGAACAGCTGTTTGTAGAGTAGctacagacacaaacatcacaTTCTACAGCATATCCACCGATAAGAGAGGAAGCATTAAACTGctgtatttatgaatgaagtTTGGTGTGATGTCATTATTCTATCATGACTTTATGATTAATCGAATAATTAATCAGCTATATATTAATATCCTCCTGTAGTTCTGGATCTCCTCATCCAAGCTGGTGATGGGAGTTAGTAGGTGAACCACTTCACAATCATCTCTGTGGATTAAATACATGCTGAATCTCTGCTGATAAGCCAGCAGATATTGAATTGCTAGATTTATGAATGGAGGTTGGTGTGAAGTATCAACAATGATAGATATTGGAATCTATCGTGATTTTGTGATGACtttatttctctattttctcAGCTATGCATTATATTCTCCTGTAGTTGTGAACCTGCTCATCTGTGACAAAAAACAGCTTTACCTTTATAACAGCCCTAAATCTTAACTTTCTCCTGAACGTGGACAGACATCATACCAAAAGATTCATAAATCTAACAATTTAATGAATATCCTCTTGTCCACAGGTGTACATACTctgtaaaatgtgatttatgtgtttttctaaaACTGGAGGAGCTGCTCTGTAATCAGCATCCATCCAGTctgaatatatttgaaataattattttattttggacaGAAATAGTGCAGAAACTAAATAGGTAGTTTTACACTGTATTTTGTTTcataatatgaatataaaagtGAATGAAACTTTGGTTCCTTTAAACCCTTTCTGAGGACTTGCAGGTATAAATCCTACGAGTCAAACTGAGGGAactcctctcttgtctctgtgTGACGTCAGCAGTAGGTGGACGTGAACTTCCTAGTTTTACTTTTTGTCAACAAAGCGGAGTTCAGCTGACGACGTGTCTCTGGGAAAGTCCCGGTCTTTCTCCGGTACTTCATTTCTTCTAGTCGCGTGTTTGTGGAGGTAAAATGACACTTTACGGACTTCTGTCGGCGGTTCTTGTACCGATCTGTTGGGTCTTCGTGTCGGTGGCTGTGTCGGTGTCAGAGAATCCGAACCGACCGGCCGCCGGCAGCACCGCGGCGCCCCGACCCGCAGTGACGAACTCTAGCCGGGTAAACTCCACCGCCAGCGGCGGAGGGCTATTCCACGGCCTCGGCGTGGACTCCTCCATGATCCAGCGGGCCCTGTACGTCCTGATCGGCATCACCATGATCGGAGTCCTGTACTTCCTCATCCGAGCTGTGCGGTGAGAACTACAGCTGATGTTCGCAGACTGTGAACCAAACTCTACTCAGAGAATATCTAGAACTAACTGGCCTGTTTATATTTGATGTACAGATGAAGCTGCTCAGCTCGACTCACTTTTTACACAGAATGTAGCTGCTGACAAGAGAAGAAGCATTAAATGAGTTGATTTATGGATAGAGTTTGGTGTGACGTCTGTCCACAGAGGGCTGTGATGACAGTAATGTCAGTCATGATCGATTCACACCAACCTCCATTTATAAATCTAACAATTTGATATATGCTCGCTCATCAGCGGAGGAATATAAACTGCAACATGTGATTAATGTCCTCATGTAATTATCTTATATTCGGCATGAATCTCATTCACCAAACACCATTAAAATAACTCCTATCAGCCACCATTAGAACTTCTAGTTGTAGTGCTGTTGTTTCTACTTCCTCATCTGCGCTGTGAGAACATCTCTCTTCCTGCTTGTTGACAGATGTtccattaaaatccttaaaagctttaaaagctTCGTCTCTTATCAGCAACAGAACATAAAGTGTTAAATGTGAGTCGTGCTTTTCTAAAACTGTTGAATTCACTCTTCAGTTCGGCTGCTGATCCTCTTCTAACAATTTCACCTTCATGGCTACAACtaaactttttctttactttctttaCTCTCAGTCAGTCCATCAATATCATTATTAATCAATGATCAGTTTATCGGTTTAGTTTTATTCCAGTTATCACTAAAaactaaccaaccaaccaacagtTCTGCATGTGGACACACGTCAACCTGCATCACTTTAAACTTCCTCTGCTGTCACGTGTTTGTCTGCTTTCATCTAATTAATTactttaattaacatttaatgcTACAATTAACAGCTAATGATGTGGAAGAGAGATTTTTATTCAGTGTTCATCCCAAAACTTTAATATTCTGTTTGATCATGCTGACGTCTGAGTCACATCCTGTTAATAAAAGTTCTTTTAATGTTCCCGAATGTTTGTTTAACGTCATTGTGGCAGTTAGAATTATTACAGCAACTTCACCACGACTcacctgtgtgtgcgtgtgtgtgtgtgtccaggttgAAGAAGCCGGTCCAGAGGAAGAAGTACGGTCTGCTGTCTGACTATGACGACTCTGTGGAGATGGAGGCGGTGGAGAGCGACGAGGACGACACGCTGTATGAGGCTCGCAGCCTCCGCAGGTCAGAGATCATTTAACTTTAACCCTTTACACACCGGAGGGGTTTCATTAACTGGATGAAGGAATAGTTTGGTTTATTTAATACACTTCGCTAATCTAAGTGAGACAGTAACTCTGGATTATTTGTGTGACTGTGGTACATGATGACTGTAATCTGGATTATTTGTGTGACTGTGGTACATGATGACAGTAATCTGGATTATTTGTGTGACTGTGGTACATGATGACAGTAATCTGGATTATTTGTGTGACTGTGGTACATGATGATAGTAATCTGGATTATTTGTGTGACTGTGGTACATGATGACAGTAATCTGGATTATTTGTGTGGCTGTGGTACATGATGATAGTAATCTGGATTATTTGTGTGACTGTAGTACATGATGACAGTAATCTGGATTATTTGTGTGAATGTAGTACATGATGACACAGTAATCTGGATTATTTGTTACTGTGGTACATGATGACAGTAATCTGGATTATTTGTGTGACTGTGGTACATGATGATAGTAATCTGGATTATTTGTGTGACTGTGGTACATGATGACAGTAATCTGGATTATTTGTGTGACTGTGGTACATGATGACAGTAATCTGGATTATTTGTGTGACTGTGGTACATGATGACAGTAATCTGGATTATTTGTGTGACTGTGGTACATGATGATAGTAATCTGGATTATTTGTGTGACTGTGGTACATGATGATAGTAATCTGGATTATTTGTGTGACTGTGGTACATGATGATACAGTAATCTGGATTATTTGTGTGACTGTGGTACATGATGACAGTAATCTGGATTATTTGTGTGACTGTGGTACATGATGATACAGTAATCTGGATTATTTGTGTGACTGTGGTACATGATGACTGTAACTTATTTCTCTGCAGGTCAATTCTCTCAGTAATGATCTAAAACCAACAAATCAATGTAAAAAGTGATTGATGAGTCAGGAAGTGATCAGCAGGAATTTGAAGTAAACATGATGTCTGATATTTGGCCACATGGTGTCAGTATTGATCAGCTGATTGATCTAATCAATGTCTCTCTACTCAGATGAGTCCAGTTGGAGTTTCTTTGCCTTCGGACGAGTGGAGACCTGCCTGCTGTGTTTACTGAAGACATGGATGTCAGCtgatattgattattgattggGAGAGGACTGACTGCTGGAGTAAGAAAGTGGACCAAAGTTATTGAACATAAATGCCAAAGCTGCTCGAGACCCTGAGCAGgataatcattattttttaacgaGGTGTCGGATGGAACGAAACTCtcctctgtttattttctttttcttagtTTTTCATTCTGAGCTTCTCTGCTCCAAAATGTGCTGAAACTACTGTAAACTGACTGGAGAGCAGCTGATAGAGCTGCTCAGAGGTCAGTCTGACTCTCCACACTGAGACCAGCTCACAGCAGATCTGGAGGTCCTGGACATGCTGGAGGATTCAGGACTGAagaatgttttcatgttgtctCCTTCAGATTGTGGCTCTAATATGAAGTCACATCAAGCTTCACATGTTCAAAGAAACTGCTTCtctaaagatgatgatgatgatgatgatgatgatgtcacttttctatgtgaatgatgaataaatatacAGATGTGAAGTGTGAGGAGAAGTTTCCTGGTTCATGCAGGAAAAGTCTGGTTCATGTTTTCACAGATCACAAAGTCAGTTTCtgatcaacatgaaactaaAGATGAACATCTGCTTCTCTGGTAAAAGCAGTGGACATAAACACTGAAGGAGAGACGtcaactacgactcccaaggtgcatttcagcgacaaacatccaatcacagagcttcagaTTCTGTTACATGTGCCTCTAATGATGCGTTCATGTCATGTCAGAGTTACCATAGTCACAAGTTTCTGACTTATAATAACACAGAAAAAACCCAATTAAAGCCAGATTTACTGGttatgatgtcatcagtgaGCTGCGAGCGTTCACCATCAGAAAGATTCACATGTTCACGTCAGCTGACAGCTGATGACATCATATCCATTCAATTTGGCTTTAATTACATTGACTTTGGCTGATGTGAGGCGTCCATGTTGGGTTTTTAGACActtctgtgttattattatgggatatatcagagctttcagtAGAATAACATGAACGAAGCTTCACATCCCACCGACAGCGTGACCGCTGCCTGACGGCGAGCAGAGACCAAAGATTAtcgttttattattttcatattctgGATTCATTGTGAATTAATTCAGTAACCATGGCGATGTGTTAAATTCACTCCGACTgccttcttctccatagcaacagcagctgaggatcatgggtagtgtagtatttagagctgtgtgacaaactgtaaaacaaacaatgtgaACTGATGGTCACATGATGATGACGAGCAGCAGCTGTTGATCCGTCACAGACgaaaactcaaaaacaaaacctgcaAATTTCATTCACTTAATGAAGAGTTTTGGAAATCAagttttaaaatcattaaattgtTGTAAATTTCAATTAATGCTGTGAATTTATTTCTATTATCAGATTGAAAGCTCGTTACTGCATTTGCACTTCTAAACAGAGttgcaacgattaatcaattatttgccaactattaaataatGAACTACTTTactaattgattcattattttgagtcattttttaagaagaaaaagtccaaattctctgattccagcttgttaaatgtgaatattttctggtttctttcgtctcgctgacagtaaactgaagatctttgatgacgtcgtctttgggaaacattgaaccacatttttcaccattttctgatattttatggaccaaacaactaatcgattaattgagaaaataatcaacagattaactgataatgaagataatcattagttgttGCTCTGCATCTAAACAAAAAATCTTAAtctcacagattttttttgtaaattgtaCCGTTGGTTTTCTgatctttaaagaaaaaataaatacataatcaATCTAAGTTCTGTCTGTTAGAATCACCCAGCAGTCACATACAGCTGCTGTAACTTCTCATCTGATCAATATCTCCTGAACTATtgctgactcacacacacacacacacacacacacacacacacacacacacacacacacacacacacatggacttACAGTGAGACGGATATCTTGAACTgatattcattttgaaaatttgCTCTTTGTTggtcaagtaaagtaaaaaaaaagaggttttccAAGTTACTGGGTCAACTGATGTCATTGATGGTGTATTTTAGGGCTCTGACATGCTGCTAGTCCTTGCTGAGGTTTGATAGTATCATGACTTGTTTTATTTGAGCCTCCAGGTCGTTCATACAGTAACACATTAAAGCTTCTGTGTGTTCGTTTCATTGTTAGAATCTGCTCACCAGCAGCCTGTTGAATCTTCTGCTTCCATTTTAATTAATGAACTTGATGGTAATTAATTGACTTGGTCTTGCTTTGTAGTGATGCTTTTACATAAGTTTGAGATGTGacgttttgtttttaaaggttgGAGGTGATTAGAGGAGAGGAGTTAGGAAgcaaggaaagaaagaagaatccagagagggaaggaagaggaacagaaaagaacagaacaaacagtatatatatgtatatatatatatatatatatatgtatgtatgtatgtgtgtgtgtgtgtgtgtgtgtgtgtgtgtgtgtgtgtgtgtgtatatatatatatatatatatatatgtatgtatgtatgtatgtatgtatgtatatatatatgtatgtatatatatgtgtgtgtgtgtatatatgtgtatgtatatatatatatatatatatatatatatatgtgtgtgtgtgtgtgtgtgtgtgtgtgtgtgtgtgtgtgtgtgtctatatatatatatatatatatatatatatatatatatatcgtagctgtttcctctgctgcagggAAGATGAAGGAGGTGAAGTTTCGCTCCATCCATCACTGAAAGCCTTTGGCTCAGAGTGTGAAGGAAGATTCTGCTATGTGATAATAACTCATAATGTTAAAAGCTTCCATATACACTAATATAATAGTGTGTACTGATTTCTTTAATACAATTAAGTCTAATTTGTTGGACTATAAAGTTCATAAAGTTTATAAAGTTTATAAAGTTTATAAAGGTTATAAAGTTTATAAAGTTTATAAAGGTTATAAAGTttataaaggttataaaggttataaagtgtttgtgtttgtacattttcagtGCTTCGAGTCTTCAGTTCGTTTTCTcgttttattgttttggctcATTTTAGCTGCAATGATGCATCTATTTCATGATCATATtacatattttgtatttaaaactCAGttgtggaaagtaactaagtacatttactcaagtactgtactgaagtacagttttgaggtacttgtactttacttgagtattatgatgctactttctactccacagctttaaaaacatataatcatctttatttatagTATTATTATGGATCAGAGTACTAACAGTAAGATTAACTCTGCAT is a window of Thunnus thynnus chromosome 8, fThuThy2.1, whole genome shotgun sequence DNA encoding:
- the fam174c gene encoding protein FAM174C, whose protein sequence is MTLYGLLSAVLVPICWVFVSVAVSVSENPNRPAAGSTAAPRPAVTNSSRVNSTASGGGLFHGLGVDSSMIQRALYVLIGITMIGVLYFLIRAVRLKKPVQRKKYGLLSDYDDSVEMEAVESDEDDTLYEARSLRR